One stretch of Aeromicrobium fastidiosum DNA includes these proteins:
- the ndk gene encoding nucleoside-diphosphate kinase produces the protein MSQRTLVLIKPDAVRRGLVGQILSRFESKGLTLVALEQRTIDAAQADAHYAEHVEQPWYPPLREFAISGPLVALVLEGDEAISVVRLLNGSTDGRAAAPGTIRGDLSLSNRENLVHASDSEESSAREIALWFPHL, from the coding sequence ATGTCGCAACGCACCCTCGTCCTGATCAAGCCCGATGCCGTGCGTCGTGGCCTGGTCGGGCAGATCCTCTCCCGGTTCGAGTCCAAGGGCCTGACCCTGGTGGCGCTCGAGCAGCGCACCATCGACGCGGCACAGGCCGACGCCCACTACGCCGAGCACGTCGAGCAGCCCTGGTACCCGCCGCTGCGCGAGTTCGCGATCTCCGGACCGCTCGTCGCGCTGGTGCTGGAGGGTGACGAGGCCATCTCGGTCGTCCGCCTGCTCAACGGCTCGACCGACGGACGGGCCGCAGCGCCCGGCACGATCCGGGGAGACCTGTCGCTGTCGAACCGCGAGAACCTCGTTCACGCTTCGGACTCCGAGGAGTCGTCGGCCCGCGAGATCGCCCTCTGGTTCCCCCACCTCTGA
- a CDS encoding carbohydrate ABC transporter permease codes for MTSVIANEAKAGKTPKAPTSDRSRAENRLALKLVAPALALMLVVTAFPMLRALYLSLFDYSLTAPDDRTFIGLTNYWTALSDGLFWRDTVTTVAIMIITVAFELVIGFAFAMVMHKVIFARGVIRTSILIPYGVITVVSGFAWQFAFSYQNGFVNSWLPFIGDDFNWFAERNSSLIAIMASEIWKTTPFMSLLLLAGLAQVSEDMLEAAKVDGATWWQRLYKVILPNMRAAIMVAVLFRALDAYRIFDNIFVMTAGANSTESISFLTYRQVIEQFQLGIGSALSVLLFLSVLVVAFIIVKLFKVNLADARQEG; via the coding sequence ATGACCTCCGTGATCGCCAACGAGGCCAAGGCCGGCAAGACGCCCAAGGCCCCCACGTCCGACCGGTCCCGCGCCGAGAACCGGCTGGCACTCAAGCTCGTCGCCCCGGCCTTGGCGCTGATGCTGGTCGTCACCGCCTTCCCGATGCTCCGGGCCCTGTACCTCTCGCTGTTCGACTACTCGCTCACCGCCCCCGACGACCGCACGTTCATCGGGCTCACCAACTACTGGACGGCGCTGAGCGACGGTCTCTTCTGGCGTGACACCGTCACGACCGTCGCGATCATGATCATCACCGTCGCGTTCGAGCTGGTCATCGGCTTCGCGTTCGCGATGGTCATGCACAAGGTCATCTTCGCCCGGGGCGTCATCCGCACCTCGATCCTGATCCCCTACGGCGTCATCACGGTCGTGTCGGGCTTCGCGTGGCAGTTCGCGTTCTCGTACCAGAACGGCTTCGTCAACAGCTGGCTGCCGTTCATCGGCGACGACTTCAACTGGTTCGCCGAGCGCAACTCATCGCTGATCGCGATCATGGCCTCGGAGATCTGGAAGACCACGCCGTTCATGTCATTGCTGCTGCTGGCCGGTCTGGCACAGGTGTCCGAGGACATGCTCGAGGCGGCCAAGGTCGACGGTGCGACGTGGTGGCAGCGGCTCTACAAGGTCATCCTGCCCAACATGCGTGCGGCGATCATGGTCGCGGTGCTGTTCCGCGCGCTCGATGCCTACCGCATCTTCGACAACATCTTCGTCATGACCGCCGGAGCCAACAGCACCGAGTCGATCTCGTTCCTGACGTACAGACAGGTCATCGAGCAGTTCCAGCTGGGCATCGGCTCGGCGCTGTCGGTGCTCCTGTTCCTGTCAGTGCTCGTGGTGGCGTTCATCATCGTCAAGCTGTTCAAGGTCAATCTGGCCGATGCACGGCAGGAGGGCTGA
- a CDS encoding glycoside hydrolase family 13 protein codes for MTITPWWRDAVIYQIYPRSWADSDGDGIGDLPGITERLPHLAELGVDAVWLSPFYTSPQNDAGYDVADYRDVDPVFGTLDDFDRLTVAAHELGLRVIVDIVPNHTSSEHPWFRAALAAAPGRPERARYLFRDGTGDSGELPPNNWQSKFGGRAWTRLTEPDGRPGQWYLHMFDTSQPDLDWTNQEIRDEMQDVLRFWLDRGVDGFRIDVAHGMVKAEGLPDTDVEGDDSVSPTSRLPMWDQPGVHDIYREWRRIADSYAKEGEDADRILCAEAWVLPGEALARYVRPDELHQSFNFEYLMTPWLAADLRETISHSLAQAAAVGAPQTWVLSNHDVVRHASRLGYPQLPGLQKIAGIGPDSPQPDAVIGLRRARAATTVMLALPGSAYVFQGEELGLPEATHLPDDARQDPTFARTGGASIGRDGCRVPVPWEAGEPSFGFGPSDRSWLPQPAEYGDLAPDRQRGVAGSTLELYRTLLRQRRERRLGRGDLTWLDGYPVDVLAFTVTSPEGAVTVLANLGTTAVELPAGCTIVASSSDIEPVRLLGADEAVWLEG; via the coding sequence ATGACCATCACGCCCTGGTGGCGAGACGCCGTGATCTACCAGATCTACCCGCGTTCGTGGGCCGACTCGGACGGCGACGGCATCGGCGACCTGCCGGGCATCACTGAGCGTCTCCCCCACCTCGCCGAGCTGGGCGTCGACGCCGTGTGGCTGTCGCCGTTCTACACCTCGCCCCAGAACGACGCGGGCTACGACGTCGCCGACTATCGCGACGTCGATCCCGTGTTCGGCACGCTCGACGACTTCGACCGACTCACCGTGGCAGCCCACGAGCTGGGTCTGCGGGTCATCGTCGACATCGTCCCCAACCACACCTCCAGCGAGCACCCGTGGTTCCGCGCGGCACTGGCCGCAGCACCCGGCCGCCCCGAGCGCGCCCGCTACCTGTTCCGCGACGGCACGGGCGACTCCGGGGAGCTGCCGCCCAACAACTGGCAGAGCAAGTTCGGCGGACGCGCCTGGACCCGGCTCACCGAGCCCGACGGACGTCCGGGCCAGTGGTACCTGCACATGTTCGACACCAGCCAGCCCGATCTCGACTGGACCAACCAGGAGATCCGCGACGAGATGCAGGACGTCCTCCGGTTCTGGCTCGACCGCGGCGTCGACGGCTTCCGCATCGACGTCGCGCACGGGATGGTCAAGGCCGAGGGCCTGCCCGACACCGACGTCGAGGGCGACGACTCCGTCAGCCCGACGTCCCGCCTGCCCATGTGGGACCAGCCGGGTGTCCACGACATCTACCGCGAGTGGCGGCGCATCGCCGACTCGTACGCCAAGGAGGGCGAGGACGCCGACCGCATCCTGTGCGCCGAGGCCTGGGTGCTCCCTGGCGAGGCGCTCGCACGGTACGTCCGGCCGGACGAGCTGCACCAGTCGTTCAACTTCGAGTACCTCATGACGCCGTGGCTGGCCGCCGACCTCCGCGAGACCATCTCGCACTCGCTGGCGCAGGCCGCGGCGGTGGGAGCACCGCAGACGTGGGTGCTGTCGAACCACGACGTCGTCCGGCACGCGTCGCGGCTCGGATACCCGCAGCTGCCGGGCCTGCAGAAGATCGCCGGCATCGGCCCCGACAGCCCGCAGCCCGACGCGGTCATCGGCCTCAGACGCGCTCGCGCCGCCACCACCGTCATGCTCGCGCTGCCCGGATCGGCGTACGTCTTCCAGGGCGAGGAGCTGGGCCTGCCCGAGGCGACGCACCTGCCCGACGACGCCCGGCAGGACCCGACCTTCGCCCGCACCGGCGGCGCGTCGATCGGACGCGACGGCTGCCGCGTGCCCGTCCCGTGGGAGGCCGGCGAGCCGTCGTTCGGGTTCGGCCCGTCCGACCGGTCGTGGCTCCCCCAGCCTGCTGAGTACGGCGACCTGGCTCCCGACCGTCAGCGCGGCGTGGCCGGCTCGACGCTCGAGCTGTACCGGACGCTGCTGCGACAGCGCCGCGAGCGTCGCCTCGGCCGCGGCGATCTCACCTGGCTCGACGGCTATCCCGTCGACGTCCTGGCGTTCACGGTCACGTCGCCCGAGGGCGCGGTCACGGTGCTGGCCAACCTCGGCACCACGGCGGTCGAGCTGCCCGCCGGATGCACGATCGTCGCGTCCAGCAGCGACATCGAGCCGGTGCGCCTGCTGGGGGCCGACGAGGCCGTGTGGCTCGAGGGCTGA
- a CDS encoding extracellular solute-binding protein: protein MTARRTRRVAAGLAAAALSMSVLAACGGGGGKPTLNWYINPDGQDTLNALAKSCSTDDYTIKIQLLPSSATDQRTQLARRLAAKDSSTDLMSLDPVFVPEFANAEWLLPFEGELKDTVLDDDVLKGAGETVTWDDQVVAAPQWANTQVLWYRKSLAEAAGLDMTQPVTWDQVIDAAADNDGTVGVQANKYEAYVVWINALIQGAGGNILDPKTVEAGRDAKVTIDSKAGEDAAAVIEKLARSKAAQPDFSTSNEGTSLGQMFPKSGAGEFMTNWTFVYKNYDGLIGKPGGPADKAGLDDLGWARYPQTVQGEESKPPIGGIDIGVGAYSKHPEFAQQAAVCVTSAKAQTELAVNEGLMPSRQSVYQSDELKEAYPADLLALWSESVDSGGPRPKSAYYSQISSAVQARWHSPTAVGPSTPGKSAAFLKAILSGKALL from the coding sequence ATGACTGCACGACGTACCCGCAGGGTCGCCGCCGGGCTGGCCGCAGCCGCGCTGTCGATGAGCGTCCTGGCCGCATGTGGCGGGGGCGGTGGCAAGCCCACGCTCAACTGGTACATCAACCCGGACGGGCAGGACACGCTCAACGCCCTGGCCAAGAGCTGCAGCACCGACGACTACACGATCAAGATCCAGCTGCTCCCGTCCAGTGCCACCGACCAGCGCACACAGCTCGCGCGACGCCTGGCCGCGAAGGACAGCTCGACCGACCTGATGAGCCTCGACCCGGTCTTCGTCCCGGAGTTCGCCAACGCCGAGTGGCTGCTGCCGTTCGAGGGCGAGCTCAAGGACACGGTGCTCGACGACGACGTGCTGAAGGGAGCCGGCGAGACCGTCACGTGGGACGACCAGGTCGTCGCCGCGCCGCAATGGGCCAACACGCAGGTGCTCTGGTACCGCAAGTCGCTCGCCGAGGCTGCCGGGCTCGACATGACCCAGCCCGTCACGTGGGACCAGGTCATCGACGCCGCGGCCGACAACGACGGCACGGTCGGCGTGCAGGCCAACAAGTACGAGGCCTACGTCGTGTGGATCAACGCGCTGATCCAGGGTGCCGGCGGCAACATCCTCGACCCCAAGACCGTCGAGGCCGGCCGTGACGCCAAGGTCACGATCGACTCCAAGGCCGGTGAGGACGCTGCCGCGGTCATCGAGAAGCTGGCGAGGTCGAAGGCCGCTCAACCCGACTTCTCGACGTCCAACGAGGGCACGAGCCTCGGGCAGATGTTCCCCAAGAGCGGTGCCGGCGAGTTCATGACCAACTGGACCTTCGTCTACAAGAACTACGACGGGCTGATCGGCAAGCCCGGCGGTCCCGCCGACAAGGCGGGCCTCGACGACCTCGGTTGGGCGCGCTACCCCCAGACCGTGCAGGGCGAGGAGTCCAAGCCCCCCATCGGCGGCATCGACATCGGCGTCGGCGCGTACTCCAAGCACCCCGAGTTCGCCCAGCAGGCCGCAGTCTGTGTGACCAGCGCGAAGGCTCAGACCGAGCTGGCCGTCAACGAGGGACTCATGCCGTCCAGGCAGTCGGTCTACCAGTCCGATGAGCTCAAGGAGGCGTACCCGGCCGATCTGCTGGCCCTGTGGAGCGAGAGCGTCGACTCCGGCGGACCGCGCCCCAAGAGCGCCTACTACAGCCAGATCTCCAGCGCCGTGCAGGCCCGGTGGCACTCGCCCACCGCCGTCGGTCCCTCGACGCCCGGCAAGTCGGCCGCCTTCCTCAAGGCCATCCTGAGCGGAAAGGCGCTGCTATGA